The Enterobacter asburiae genome window below encodes:
- a CDS encoding DUF2501 domain-containing protein, whose protein sequence is MKKQILISTFLGALLVTGAAQAASWQESLSSAANELTKESSSSQGGLSASSLTSLLGNSSQSLSAGTMNNAAGILEYCAKQKLASVTDAQNVKNQVLGKLGLDTQEQKADTNYMDGIQGLLNAQNGQQLNLSTLGNSSLAKQVKTKACDLVLKQGVNFIS, encoded by the coding sequence ATGAAAAAACAGATTCTAATCAGCACCTTTTTAGGCGCGCTGCTGGTGACCGGCGCGGCGCAAGCGGCGTCCTGGCAAGAGTCCCTGTCAAGCGCGGCAAATGAGCTGACCAAAGAGAGCAGCAGCTCTCAGGGTGGACTCTCCGCCTCTTCCCTCACCAGCCTGCTGGGCAATAGCTCTCAAAGCCTCAGCGCGGGCACGATGAATAACGCGGCGGGGATTCTGGAATATTGCGCGAAGCAAAAGCTGGCCTCCGTGACCGACGCGCAAAACGTGAAAAACCAGGTGCTGGGTAAACTGGGTCTGGATACTCAGGAGCAGAAAGCGGACACCAACTATATGGACGGCATCCAGGGCCTGCTTAACGCGCAAAACGGGCAGCAGCTAAACCTGAGCACCCTTGGCAACTCTTCTCTGGCAAAACAGGTGAAAACCAAAGCCTGCGATCTGGTGCTGAAACAAGGCGTTAATTTCATCTCCTGA
- the dnaC gene encoding DNA replication protein DnaC codes for MKNVGDLMKRLQKMMPANVKPAFTTGEELLAWQKEQGEIRAAALARENRAMKMQRTFNRSGIRPLHQNCSFDNYKIETSGQMHALAAARQYVDEFDGNIASFIFSGKPGTGKNHLAAAICNELLLRGKSVLIITVADIMSAMKDTFSNRETSEEQLLNDLSNVDLLVIDEIGVQTESRYEKVIINQIVDRRSSSKRPTGMLTNHNIDEMTRLLGERVMDRMKLGNSLYVIFDWESYRSRVTGKEY; via the coding sequence ATGAAGAACGTCGGCGACCTGATGAAACGTCTGCAAAAAATGATGCCTGCCAACGTGAAGCCCGCGTTCACCACGGGTGAAGAGCTGCTGGCGTGGCAAAAAGAGCAAGGTGAGATCCGCGCCGCCGCGCTCGCCCGGGAAAATCGGGCGATGAAAATGCAGCGCACCTTTAACCGTTCCGGTATCCGTCCCCTGCACCAGAACTGCTCGTTCGATAACTATAAAATCGAGACCAGCGGGCAGATGCACGCCCTTGCCGCCGCGCGTCAGTACGTGGATGAATTCGACGGCAATATCGCCAGCTTCATCTTTAGCGGCAAGCCGGGCACCGGAAAAAACCACCTTGCAGCCGCTATCTGCAACGAGCTGCTTCTGCGGGGTAAATCGGTTCTCATCATCACCGTGGCCGATATCATGTCTGCGATGAAAGACACGTTCAGCAACCGCGAAACCAGCGAAGAGCAATTGCTCAACGATCTGAGCAATGTCGATTTACTGGTCATCGACGAGATTGGCGTTCAGACAGAATCCCGCTATGAAAAAGTGATCATCAACCAGATTGTCGACCGCCGCTCCTCGTCCAAGCGCCCCACCGGCATGCTGACGAACCACAATATCGACGAGATGACCCGCTTACTGGGTGAACGCGTTATGGATCGCATGAAGCTGGGTAATAGTCTCTATGTCATCTTCGACTGGGAAAGTTACCGCAGCCGCGTTACCGGCAAAGAGTATTAA
- a CDS encoding organic hydroperoxide resistance protein, producing MSLEKVVYTAKAKATGGRDGRATSSDGVLDVKLGVPKEMGGMGGEVTNPEQLFAAGYSACFLGAMKFVAARDKFTLPKDAFIEGEVGIGPLPTGFGIEAKLNIHVEGMDPAEAKKLVDAAHIVCPYSNATRSNIDVTLNIIA from the coding sequence ATGTCTTTAGAAAAAGTTGTTTATACCGCCAAAGCAAAAGCAACCGGTGGCCGTGACGGTCGCGCGACCTCTTCCGATGGCGTACTGGACGTAAAACTGGGCGTGCCGAAAGAGATGGGCGGCATGGGCGGAGAAGTGACGAACCCTGAACAGCTGTTTGCTGCGGGCTACTCTGCCTGCTTCCTGGGCGCGATGAAGTTCGTGGCCGCACGCGATAAATTTACCCTGCCAAAAGATGCCTTTATTGAAGGCGAAGTGGGTATTGGACCGCTGCCAACCGGTTTTGGTATCGAAGCAAAACTGAACATCCACGTTGAGGGAATGGATCCCGCGGAAGCTAAAAAGCTGGTCGATGCGGCGCACATTGTTTGCCCGTACTCTAACGCGACCCGCAGCAACATCGACGTGACCCTGAATATCATCGCGTGA
- the opgB gene encoding phosphatidylglycerol--membrane-oligosaccharide glycerophosphotransferase has protein sequence MSEFMSLILFLASVGVYAWKAGRHTWWFIATLVVLGIFIILNITLYASDYFTGDGINDAVLYTLTNSLTGAGVGKYILPGLGLIVALVTIFGALAWVLRRRRHHPHHHGYSLLALFLALASVDASPAFHQITELVKSQSRDGDPDFVAYYKEPSKRIANPKLNLVYIYGESLERTYFDNDAFPDLTPDLGALKNEGLDFSHTMQLPGTDYTIAGMVASQCGIPLFAPFEGNASASMSTFFPQNICLGDILKNSGYENYFVQGANLRFAGKDVFLKSHGFDHLYGSEELKTTVADPSYRNDWGFYDDTVLDETWKKFEELSRAGKRFSLFALTVDTHHPDGFVSRSCKRKSYDVDGKNNKSFSAVTCSQEHIAALVEKIKSSPWFKNTVIVVSSDHLAMKNSAWDQLNKQDRSNLFFVLRGDQPQQEVIATKRNSMDNGATVLDILGGDNFIGLGRSTLSGQSLSEVFLNMKDKILAWKPDIIRLWNFPKEMKDFTVDRDKNTIAFSGSSFRLPLLVRVSEGRVEPLPESEYSAPLRYQLADFAPRDNFVWVDRCYKMGQLWSQPLALSTDWCVSQGQLGGEQTVQHVDKAQWKGKTAFNDTVIDTARYQHNIDMLKVSDNDIRYKADSFIFNVAGAPEEVKQFSGISRPESWGRWSNAQLGNEVKIEYAHPLPEQFDLVITARAYGPNANKPVPVRVGDREQTLTLGNDVSTQTLHFENPSRSNTLVIVPPDPQSTNEGNILGHSPRELGIGMVEIKIVSKAG, from the coding sequence TTGTCAGAATTCATGTCTCTTATCCTTTTTCTGGCTTCTGTCGGCGTTTACGCCTGGAAAGCCGGCCGTCACACCTGGTGGTTTATCGCCACGCTGGTGGTGCTCGGCATTTTTATTATTTTAAACATTACCTTATACGCCAGCGACTACTTTACCGGTGACGGTATTAACGATGCGGTGCTCTACACGCTGACGAACAGCCTGACGGGCGCGGGTGTGGGCAAGTACATTCTTCCGGGGCTCGGCCTTATCGTCGCGCTGGTGACGATTTTTGGCGCGCTGGCCTGGGTGTTGCGTCGACGTCGCCATCACCCGCACCATCATGGCTATAGCCTGCTGGCGTTGTTCCTGGCGCTGGCCTCCGTCGACGCCAGCCCGGCGTTCCATCAGATCACCGAGCTGGTAAAATCCCAGTCGCGCGACGGCGATCCTGATTTCGTGGCTTACTATAAAGAACCGTCGAAAAGGATCGCCAACCCGAAGCTCAATCTGGTCTACATCTACGGCGAAAGCCTGGAGCGCACGTACTTTGATAACGATGCGTTCCCTGACCTGACGCCGGACCTGGGCGCGCTGAAAAATGAAGGTCTCGATTTCAGCCACACCATGCAGCTGCCCGGCACGGATTATACGATTGCCGGAATGGTTGCCTCCCAGTGCGGTATCCCGCTGTTCGCGCCTTTTGAAGGTAACGCCTCAGCCTCGATGTCGACGTTCTTCCCACAGAATATTTGCCTCGGCGATATCCTGAAAAACTCCGGCTACGAAAACTATTTTGTGCAGGGGGCAAACCTGCGCTTTGCCGGAAAAGACGTGTTCCTGAAATCCCACGGTTTTGACCACCTGTATGGCTCAGAAGAGTTAAAAACGACAGTTGCCGATCCGAGCTATCGTAACGACTGGGGCTTCTATGACGATACGGTTCTCGACGAAACCTGGAAGAAATTCGAGGAGCTTTCCCGCGCAGGCAAGCGTTTCTCCCTCTTTGCGCTGACGGTGGATACCCACCATCCGGACGGGTTCGTCTCGCGCAGCTGCAAACGCAAAAGCTATGACGTGGACGGCAAAAACAACAAGTCGTTCAGCGCCGTGACCTGCAGTCAGGAGCACATTGCCGCGCTGGTCGAGAAAATCAAATCCTCGCCCTGGTTTAAAAACACCGTCATCGTCGTTTCGTCTGACCATCTGGCGATGAAAAACAGCGCCTGGGATCAGCTCAACAAGCAGGACCGCAGCAACCTGTTCTTTGTCCTGCGCGGCGACCAGCCGCAGCAGGAGGTAATTGCCACCAAACGCAACTCCATGGATAACGGCGCAACCGTGCTGGACATTCTGGGCGGCGACAACTTTATTGGCCTGGGCCGCAGCACGCTGTCGGGACAATCCCTGTCGGAAGTGTTCCTCAACATGAAGGATAAAATCCTCGCCTGGAAGCCAGACATTATCCGCCTGTGGAATTTCCCGAAAGAGATGAAGGACTTCACCGTCGATCGGGATAAAAACACGATTGCCTTCTCGGGCAGCAGCTTCCGTCTGCCGCTGCTGGTGCGCGTGTCGGAGGGGCGCGTCGAGCCGCTGCCGGAAAGCGAATATTCCGCACCGCTGCGCTATCAGCTGGCCGATTTTGCTCCGCGCGATAATTTTGTCTGGGTCGACCGGTGCTACAAAATGGGCCAGCTCTGGTCGCAGCCGCTGGCGCTTTCTACCGACTGGTGCGTCTCTCAGGGCCAGCTCGGCGGGGAGCAAACCGTGCAGCACGTTGATAAAGCCCAGTGGAAAGGCAAAACCGCGTTCAACGATACGGTGATTGATACCGCGCGCTATCAGCACAACATCGACATGCTGAAAGTCAGCGATAACGATATTCGCTACAAAGCGGACAGCTTTATCTTTAACGTGGCCGGCGCGCCCGAGGAAGTGAAGCAGTTTAGCGGCATCTCGCGTCCGGAGTCCTGGGGGCGCTGGTCCAACGCGCAGCTGGGCAACGAGGTGAAAATTGAGTACGCCCATCCCCTGCCGGAACAGTTCGACCTGGTGATCACCGCCAGAGCGTATGGCCCCAACGCTAACAAGCCCGTCCCCGTGCGCGTGGGCGATCGGGAGCAGACGCTGACGCTTGGGAACGACGTTAGCACGCAGACGCTGCATTTTGAGAATCCTTCGCGCAGCAATACCCTGGTGATCGTGCCGCCGGACCCGCAGTCCACGAACGAGGGGAATATCCTTGGGCACTCACCGCGCGAGCTCGGGATCGGCATGGTTGAAATCAAAATCGTCAGCAAAGCAGGTTAA
- the dnaT gene encoding primosomal protein DnaT has protein sequence MSSRILTTSIAGIDAFMRDPRGVLTHAEGGTVAVFADNAPAFYAITPERLAQLLEIEAQLSRPASDITLDNQFFDEPVNVPVTVPMGKFALYAGWQPDVDFQRQAALWGIALTQPATAEELAAFTAWWQAEGKVFTHIQWQQKLARHLQITRAGNNGQPKRDINAFSEPDKQIPSGFRGAK, from the coding sequence ATGTCCTCCAGAATTCTGACCACCAGCATTGCTGGCATTGATGCCTTTATGCGCGACCCACGCGGTGTGTTGACCCATGCCGAAGGCGGCACGGTTGCGGTTTTTGCCGACAACGCTCCGGCGTTCTACGCAATCACACCGGAACGCCTGGCGCAGCTTCTGGAGATTGAAGCGCAACTGTCACGCCCGGCGAGCGATATCACGCTGGACAACCAGTTCTTTGATGAACCGGTTAACGTCCCCGTGACAGTTCCGATGGGAAAATTTGCCCTGTACGCGGGCTGGCAGCCGGATGTGGATTTTCAGCGGCAGGCCGCGCTCTGGGGCATTGCGCTAACACAGCCGGCCACCGCGGAAGAGCTCGCCGCGTTTACCGCCTGGTGGCAGGCGGAAGGTAAAGTCTTCACCCATATTCAGTGGCAGCAAAAGCTCGCGCGTCATCTTCAAATTACCCGCGCCGGCAACAACGGCCAGCCTAAACGCGATATCAACGCGTTTTCCGAACCGGATAAACAGATCCCCAGCGGATTCCGAGGTGCGAAATGA